The Clostridium botulinum BKT015925 genome includes the window GCTTCCTTTAATATCTTCAAAACTAAGTTTTACATCACCTATATTTTTAGGTTGAGCAGATTCGTTTTTTTTAATTTCCGACTTTATAGAAATATCTGCCGTTTTATCTTCATTGTCTTTTAAAACATACTCATTTACTGACTGTATTGGTATTTTTGTAGATGGAGTATTTCTTATTCTCCATTGAGTATTTTGACTAACCCTTTTCTCAGGATAAAACAATGTTATTTTCTCAATTTTAGCAGTTAAAGCATTCTCTGAGAACTCCTTTTTTATAAAATTTTTAACATCTTGTTCTTTACTTTTATCTTTTAGATCCTTTAAAACAGCCATTGTAAGTTCATCTATACCCATTACTTTCTTTACTTTTCCATTTTCCGCTATCTTCACTTTAAAACTTTTGCCTAAAAATGATGAATATATTTGAGATAATTTTTTTAAATCTTCATCTGCATTAGGTATATATTTTTTTAATTTATCTGAAACATTAATATTATTAATAAAATTTATAGAATCAAAAGTTACCTTTATATCCGAATCTTTTATATCATCTACGTTAATGACATTACATAAAAACCCTTCTCTAACTTTTAATTCAACATTTGAATTTTCTCCATTAAAATTACTTGTAATTTTTTGATTTCTATCTATTTCAACCTTGAACGAATCACCCTTTTTATCATTTATTGACAATTTTATCGGAATCTTGATACAACCTGATAAAATTGAACATACGTACAACATAAGTACTAAAATCACCACTTTTTTCTTCAAAAAATTACCTCCTAACATAAATAACTATAATATATTATTCTACTATTTTAAAATTTTATTTTAATTTTTATAAAACATTTAAAATTCCTATTAAATTTTTCTAATTTAAATATTGAAATAATTTATAGTTAGTGTTAATATTATCATATATTTACAATTTATTATGATTATATATTTAATAAACTACTTAATTGGAGATATTTACTGATTATGCGCGATTTAAAATTAAACAATTTTTTTTATATAATTTTTTTTGCCTTTTTTATTATGTTTTCCTATAATACAAAGGCTTTTGCACATGAACACCCACAAAAACGTATACTTATTATTAACTCATATGACAAACTAGTTAAGCGTTCGGAAGATATACTAGACTCAATTATGCCTATTTTAAAGTCTTCTTCTAACTCCTTGGACATTGATATAGAGTATATGAACACAGAATCCTTTAACAGCGATGAATACATTGAAAATCTTTATACATTTTATAATAAAAAATTTATTAATAAACATTTTGATTTAATACTATCTATTGATGATGATGCATTTAACTTTTTAAAAAAATATAGTAAATCTCTTTTTCCTAATACGCCTATAGTTTTCTCAGGTGTTACTAACTTTGATAAAAGTATGTTAAATGATTTACCCATGTTTACAGGTATTACAGAAAATCCAGCTATTAAGGAAACTATTGATGTTGCATTATCACTAGACAACAACATAAAAAATATAATAATACTTTTAGATGATAAAAGAAGTATTTCGGCTCCTCTTAGAAAATCCTTAAATAGTATCATACCTAGTTACAAGGGAAAATTGAATTTTATGTATTTAAATGATACAAGTAAACTAAATAACAAAGATTTCATAAAAAAACATAAAAAAAATAGTATAGTTTTATTATTACGTGGATTTACTACTACTTATAGTAAATCCGTATTTATAGATAATGATACCTTTTTATCCCCCGATGACTTTTCCATACCTATTTTTAGTGTTTGGGAAACTTTATTGGACCATGGAATAATCGGTGGCAAAATGCTTTCTGCTAAAGTTGAAGGAAAAACTCTCGGAAGGTTAGCCCTTGAGATTTTAAAAGGTAAAAAACCTAAAGATATACCAATTCAAAAACAACCTCAATCAGGATATATTTTTGACTATAATATGCTTATAAAATATGATATTCCTATAACTTTAGCACCAAAACATGCATCCTTTATAAATCTTAAATCTAAATCCTATACTATACCTAAAATGTTTATTTGGTTGTTTATTATATTTTTAATAACTTTAATATCCTTTTTAATAATAAGTCTTTTTGAAAAACATCATACCAGAAATGCATTAATTGAAAGCGAAAAAAGACTTAGAATATTAATTAATGCCTTTCCCGACTTGATTTGTCTTAAAGATGGAAATGGACATTGGTTAGAAATCAATGAATCCACTATTAAATTTTTTAATTTAAAAAATGTTCCGTGGAAAAATAAAACTACACAAAATATTATAAATACTTTAACCCACAAAAATATTTATGAAAATCGATTAAAAAAATATGAACATTTTGATAATATAGCTTTAATGCGCAAAACAATAGTTAATTATCAAGATGAATTTTGCTTAGCTAATGGGGAAAAGATAGTTTTAGATATATTTAAGGTACCTATATTTGATTGTAATAACAACTTAACCGGGATGGTTACAATTGGCCACGATTTAACCGCCCATATAAAAGCAGAAGAAAATAGCAAGCTTTTAAACGAAATGTTAGAATATCAAAAGCTCCGCGTTGAATTTTTTGCAAATATATCTCATGAACTAAAAACTCCCCTTAACTTAATATTAAGTGCAGTTCAATATGTTGAACTAGTCAATAATAAAAACTTTGATTTTAATTCAGATAGTTTTTGTAAATACACTAACATTATAAAACAAAACTCATATAGACTTGTTAGAATAGTAAATAATATAATTGATATAACCAAAATCGATTCAGGATATTTTCAAATTCATCCTGAAAATTATAATATTGTAGAATTAGTAGAAGATATTTGTTTATATTGTGCATCTTATATACATTCAAAGGACTTAGATTTTATATTTGATACTGAAACTGAAGAAAAAATTATATCTTGTGATGCACTTATAATGGAACGTATTATATTAAATCTTTTATCTAATGCAATAAAGTTTACACAGCCAGGTGGGCGTATAACTGTAAACATATATGATAAGGATAATGAAATTCAAATTTCAGTAAAAGACACCGGTATTGGCATACCAGAAAATAGACAAGACCTAATATTTGAGAGATTTATTCAAGTGGACAAGTCGCTTTCAAGAAACCACGAAGGCAGTGGTGTTGGATTATCTCTTGTAAAAGCTTTTGTAGATCTACATAATGGTAGTATCGAAGTGAAAAGTAAGGTTGGTCATGGAAGTGAGTTTTTAATTACTCTTCCTGTCTCAAATATAGCTAATAAGGATATTAAAATTTTCTCAGATGTTACACCTTATGAATTTAGAAGTGAAAAAATAAACATAGAATTTTCTGATATATATTAAAAATCGCCAATAATATTATTGGCGATTTTTATTCTTTAAATTTTATTCTCTGTAAAAAAGGTAGTAAATACTTCCCTGTAAGACCTACAAATAATCCTGTTCCTATTGATGCAAGTAAAAGTATAGGAAGATATGAAACAATCATAGCATTTTCTATAATTAGTCCTGCAACTATTATTTGTCCAATATTATGAAACACTGCACCAACTATACTTATTCCTATAATGCTTACTCCTTTTTCCTCAAATTTCTTTAATACATACATCGCAAAGAAACTTAAAATTCCGCCTGCCATACTATATAAAAATGTAGATAAATTCCCCCCTAATAATGTAGATAATAATATTCTTAATATTATTACTAACAAAACCTCATTAAAATTTAATAAATAAAGAGATACTACTGTTATTATATTAGTAAGCCCTAGCCTTGCCCCTGGAGTTACAAAAGGAAGTGGTAACATTCCTTCAAAAATGTGTAATACCAATCCTTCAGCTACAAGAAGCGCTATAAAAGTTAATTTCTTAGTTTTATTCATTAATTCCACCTCATTGAGATATATCATCAACCTCTATATCTCTATTCTCTCCCTTTATGTTAATAATAATTTTATGTGGAAGACACACTAAAACATCCCCAACTTTATATTTAAATCCATCCTTAACACAAACCTTATCTGAACAATTTGCATCTAATATTCTTAATCCACCATTTTGTATTTCTATTATATTTTCCCCTAAATCTGTCTTTATGTCCAAGGTCTCCTTTGGTCTATTTTTATCTAATATTACTTTCTTGTATAATTTCCCTTTTACATTTATTTCAGCATATTTTTCATTATACTTTTTACTTGAATTATATTTTAAAATTCCAACCCCAACTGCTGATACAATTAAACAAACTGCAATGATAATCTTGTCTATTTTTTTCACAAATCAATCCCCTTTCTAAGTAAAAACATATATATATTATACATCGAGAATGTACATAATTTAAAGAACACTTTTTAATGGTACTCATCCATTTATATACATATAAGTTAAATTGACTTTTATATTTTCAAAGAGTAAAATTAAAAAAGTTAACTAAATTTAATTTTATTAGGAGGATTCTATGTTTAAACTAAAGAAAATTTACAGCTGCATCATATTAATGATTTTCTCAGCATTTGTATTTTCAGGTTGCAAAGTAGAACCCATATCAAAAGATGGAATTTTTCTTGGAACTATATGCAAAATAACAGTATTTGATAAAGCTTCTCCAGAAATACTTGATAAAGCATATACACGGGTTAGTAATATAGAAAATGAAATGACAATAAATAAAAAATCAAGTGAAGTTATAAATATAAACTCTGCATCGGGTTCTAAATACATAAACGTGTCTGATGATACCTTTAATGTTATAAAAAAGAGTTTATATTATTCTAATATGTCTCATGGTAAATTCGATATATCTATAGGATCCATTGATAAACTATGGAATATAGGCACAGATAAAGCTCGAATTCCCTCTCAAAATGAAATAAACTCCAAACTACCACTAGTCAATTATAATAATATACTTACTAATGACAAAGACAAGTCTGTTATGCTTAAAAATAAAGGAATGCTTATTGACCTTGGGGCTATTGCTAAAGGATATGCAGCTGATGAAGTAAAAAAACTTCTTAAAAATAACGGAATAAAGAATGCAATAATTAATCTAGGTGGAAACATTATAACCATGGGAAATAAATCTAATGGTGATAACTGGGTAATAGGAGTTCAAGACCCCTTTGATGCTCATGGTAATTACATGGGTAAAGTTAAGCTTTTAGAAAAATCTATAGTTACCTCTGGAATCTATGAGCGTTTCTTTGAGAAAAACGGCAAACGCTATCATCATATTTTAGATACTAAAACAGGTTACCCCGTGGATAACTCCCTAGTTAGCGTATCTATAATAGCTGATAAATCTATAGATGCCGATGGTTTATCTACAACTACCTTTTCTTTAGGACTTAATGAAGGATTAAAGTTAATAGAATCTCTTAAAGGGACAGAAGCTATTTTTGTTACCAAAAATCATGAAGTTTACGTTTCTTCTGGATTAAAAGATAATTTTGAAATAACCAACTCTAACTTTAAGTTAAAACATTACTAAATGCCTTAAATCCCCATGTTGTATACATTATAGTATAAACATGGGGATTTTATGTTGAAATATTTTCCAATATATTGTAAAATTATCTATATTGCTTATAGTATTCCAAATATTTCTATTTAAGAATATTATTGTAGATTTCAATAATTGTTTTTTATTTATAACAACAAAATAAATGGTGGTGAAGTTAATGATAAAAAAAGAAATGCTAGCCATGATTCTTGCAGGTGGACAAGGTACACGACTTAAAATTCTAACTAAAAATAATGCAAAACCTGCTGTACCTTTTGGAGGTAAATATAGAATTATAGATTTTACCTTAAGTAATTGTTCCAACTCTGGAATCGACACCATTGGAGTATTGACACAATATGAACCGCATATACTTAATTCTCATATAGGTATAGGTAGCCCTTGGGATTTGGATAGAAATCGAGGTGGAGTTTCAATTCTTCCACCCCACATGAGAAATGATGGTGGCAACTGGTATATGGGTACCGCTGATGCCATATATCAAAACATAATGTTTATTGATAAATATGACCCTGAATATTTACTAGTACTTTCAGGGGATCACATTTATAAAATGGATTATTCAAAAATGCTAAAATTCCATAAAGAAAAAAATTCGGATGCCACAATAGCCGTTATAGATGTTCCCCTAGAAGAAGCCAGCCGTTTTGGAATAATGAATACTGAAGATGATAATAAAATATATGAATTTGATGAAAAACCAGAGAATCCTAAAAGTAATAAGGCCTCTATGGGAATATATATTTTTAATTGGAAAATTCTCAAAGAATTTTTAATAGAAGATTCGGAGCTTGAAGATTCCGATCATGATTTCGGTAAAAACATAATTCCTAATCTATTAAGTTCAGGATATAATCTTTATGCTTATTCCTTTAATGGTTATTGGAAAGATGTTGGTACCATTGAAAGCTTATGGCAAGCCAATATGGACTTATTAAATCCAGAAAACACATTAGATATATACAACAGAGATTGGAAAATCTATTCTGTAAGTCCAACTAAGCCTCCTCAATATACAGGTCCAAATGCAATAATCCAAAATTCCCTCGTAGTTGAAGGATGTGCCGTTTTCGGTAAGGTTCAAAATTCTGTACTATTCCCTGAAGTTGAAATAGGTAAAAATAGTATAATTGAAGATTCCGTAGTAATGTCTAATGTAAAGATAGGTGAAAATGCAATAATAAGAAAATGTATAATTGGAAGTCATACAATCATAGAAAAAAATAGTGTTATAGGAAATTCAGATGATATAACTGTTATTGGTGATGGAGAAAAAATTAAAACTAACTCCATAATTAAGAATTAGGAGGGGGAATAAATGTTTAAAGATTATATGGGAATAATAAGTCTCAATGAAGACGATAAAGAATTAACCAACTTAACCGCTAGTAGACCTTTAGCTGCCGTTCCAATTGGAGGGAGATATCGATTAATTGATTTTGTTATATCAAACATGGTAAATACAGATATAACAAATGTAGGGATATACACTCAAAGTAACTCAAGATCATTACTTCATCACCTCCAATCAGGTAAGCCTTGGGATTTAGATAGAGCAATAAATGGTCTTTTTTTATTCAACTTTAATTTCACCCATTCAAAAACTAATGATATATATCTATTAAAAGATAATATAGACTATTTATATAGAAGCAAACAAGATAATGTTATATTTTCATCCTCTAATATGATTTGCAATATCGATTACTCAAAAGCTATAAAATTTCACGAATCACAAAAATCCGATATAACAATAATCTATAAAAAAGTTTCCAATGCTGATACAAGCTTTTTAAATTGTAATGTATTAAATCTTGATTCTGACAATGGAGTTATAAGTGTAGGTAAAAATATAGGAATAAAATCTAATTGTAATATATCTATGGACATGTTTATTATGAGCAAGAAAACACTTATAAACTTAATTAATGAATGTATTTCAACTGGTTATTATAAATCCATTAAAGATTGTGTATACTCTAAAAATCTTACCCTTAATATAAAAGGGTATGAATTTAAAGGTTACCTAGAATGCATAAACTCTATGAATTCATATTATAAAGTTAACATGGATATGTTGAACTTTAAAATTAATCAAGAATTATTTTTCGGTCCTCGCTCTATTTATACAAAAGTTACAGATGCACCTCCTACCAAGTATCAAAATGGATCCCATGTATCTAACTCCCTTATAGCTAATGGGTGTATTATAGACGGTACTGTTAAAAACAGTATAATTTCTAGAAGGGTTGTTATCCATAAAGGTGCTAAAATTGATGGATGTATCATCCTCGCTAATTGCGAAATCAAAGAAAATGCCAATCTTACAGGAGTAATAATGGACAAAAATGTGGTCATTGGCGAAAATAAAGAATTTAAAGGTGATGCAAAAGTTCCTGTATTTATTGAAAAAAATCCTTACTCAAGCGCTTCACTAGTAAAATAATCCTAAAAGGAACAGAGGTTTTCTGTTCCTTTTAGGATTATTTACAATATTTTATTTTATGTTACAAAATATTTTAAGACAATACATCAATGAATTGATATAATATAAGGTAATTGAACAATTTAAATCCAATTATAATTTTATAATGCAAGTAGGTGAATATATGAAAAGAAAAACTGGCGTTGTAGTAAAAGTCTTCAAAAATTATGTTTCTATAAAAACTGTTAAGGGCGAATTATTTAATGTTAAAATAAAAGACTATACTCCTAATATAGGTGACATATATTCAGGAACTATAATCAAGAAAAATTCTAAAACCTTAAATAGACTGATAGCACTTGTTATACTTATAGCATTATGTATATTTGGCAGAAATATATATGTTTATTTTTCCCCTAAAGCTTCTATAACTATGAATATTCCCCCTACAATACAAATAAAGGTAAATAACTGGAATAAAGTTGTTTCTGTCTCTGCTACCAGGAAATCAGGTAGAGAATTAATATCAAATATTCAACTGAAGAAATTACCACTTAATGCCGCTCTAACAAAGATAATAGAAACCGCAAAAGAAAAAAATATAATAAATGATGAATACATATCAAATAAAGATAATAGTATTACTGTATATACATCCATTAATAGTGATTCCATGGATTTATCTTCTTTTGAAAAATATCTTAAAGACAGGAAAATAAAATATAAAATAAATTATGATGGAAATGATAAATTAAAGTGAGCAGTTAATTAACTGCTCACTTTAATTTATTATTTATTTAAATTTAGGTATATCAAATACTGGTTTTGCACTTTTACATTGTGTCATGAAATTTCTTATTCTACTAAGTTGCTTATATGCCCATCCAATATCCGTTGCATATTGATGATATGAAACATTTATATTCCATCTCATCTTATAAAGTGTGTTTTGTTTATATTTATCACTATTTATATATCCATTTCCAATAAACTTAGCTCCACCTAATATTGCTTCTTCTGGCTTAAACCATTTCTCAGTATATGCATATTCAGAACCACATTTTACAGGATTTTTATCAACAGCACCTACTCCAAACATATTATAAGTTTTTCTAGGAGTTACACTTTTTCCTTTAACAGCACTAACTAAGACTCCAGTTGCAAGTACAGATTTTCCATTTCCTGTTTCAAGTAATGCATGTGATACTAAATAAATAGGGTTTATATTATTTATCTTAGCAGCCTTTAAAAAAGTTTCACCTTTATTTTCTAATATCCCTTTCCCTTTTAATAAATTATTTAAATCATTTGTAGTAACACCATCCATATAATTCAAATTTAAAAATTGGTATTTTCCTAAATCATCAAGAAAATTATTTGGATTCATATAATATTCAACTAATGCCTTACTTGATTGAATCCAACTAATTCCTTCACTGTATACAGGTTGTCCATTTTTTATTTGATTATTTATAGACTCCGCCAATGTCTTATTATAACTTGTGTATATTAAAGTTTCATTTTCTTTTTTATCACTGATTATATTTGTATTAACAACCTTAAAGTAAATGCTACTATAATTATCATAATCAGTATTATTATCTAAACTTATTCCTTGTCTATTAGAAGCTTTTACATAAACCATTAATTTATATCTTCCAGATTCAAGTCCATCTTTTTTTGTAATTATGTACGGAACTCTAGGATTTATCGAGTTACTATATCCCTTGGTAATTTCTATATATGGAACTTTTGAATACCTGTCATTACTTGAATTATCATATACTTCATCTGGATATTTAAAAAGAAAAGCTCTATATTGAACTGACTCCTTAAAATTAGAAGTTACTTTAAAACTTACATTATTCTTTTCCATCAAGGGTTTTTGAACTATTTCTAATTGATTAATATTGGGCAAAGATTTATAATCGCTAAAATCTACTAGTTCTTTAGCTATATTAAAATTCATTTTTGTATATTTAGAAAGATTTTTTCCACCTTTGCTTCTAATTCCTGTTCCTAATTCTAAAGAATAATTTCTACTAGGTATATATCCACCAACTGGAGGATATATTATTATAGTTTTTGAATCTTTTCCTATTGAGGTTGTAGTTTTAATTACTTTTCCATTTGGATCTTTAACTATTATATTATTATTAATAGTCCTCTCATCTAAATTTTGAGTTAATTTTACTACCCACGGTTTATTAACTTTTATACTGTTTTTTTCAGGAAACTCATTAATGTTTGTGGCTGCTAAGGCCCCTTTAGGTATGCTTAACATTAAAACTAATGATATTATTAGTTTTAATGTCCTTAACCTTTTACCCACTTCATTACCCCCTTATTAATTATTATTCATGGACATATTATCGTCTGTATCTCTTTGTTTTTAATGCACCGGGAATATTTACACATATATACATTATCACACATTTACCATATTTTGTATATAATAAAAAATCATACCTTTCGTTTTCGGGTATGATTTTTACATAATATATTCTATTTAATTAACTTTAATAAATTAATTAAAGATTCCTTGGCTTTTTCTCTTGGCCTTACTTCTATAATATAAATAACATCACTGTTTTTCATATTATTAAAATGGTAATTAAAATCTACTTTTCCTTTTCCTATTATTTGATGATCACTTAATCCATTATTATCATGTACATGACAAGTCCTTATTTTATCAATATTTTTTAAAAAGAACTGAACTTCATTATACTTATTTTCATATGAATGTCCTATATCCCATGTTAAAAATAAATTTTCTTCTTCCTTTAATAATTTATCTAAAGTTTCTTGTACTAATTTTTCAGGAAAACGCCCTGAATTTTCAATACAAAGTTGTATTTTACCTTTTGAGTAACTTATTAATTCCTGTAAATTATCTTTTAATACCTTTTTATATTCTAAATAATAAATTTCATCTAAATAAATTTTCTTATCCGTTAATGTAAAACAAACTGAGGGTCCTATATGCATAGTAATTCTACTTGCCTCTAAATCATAACCAAAATCTATCACTTCTTTTAATCTATTTATACCAGCTTTTCTAACACCCTCTTGCAGTTGTAATAAAGATATATCCTCTGGTGCATGAAAAGTAAGTTCTATATTTTTATCATTGCTATACTCTTTTATTTTTTCTCTTTCTTTCCTATTAAATCTTTCTGGGAAAAATATAGGCATATTTATATTAAGTTCAACAGCTGAAAATCCATTTTTATAAGCATAATCTATGGTATCAAAAATATCCTTTTCTCCTGCTGATGCAGCATATCCGATTTTCATATTAATCACCCCAATAAAAACTCATGAATTAGATATAACTACATAACATCTAATTCATGATTATATTATCTATTTCATTATAATCTAGTTGATTTTACTTCAATAATATTTTCTATTTCTTTAAATTTATTAAGAGATTCTTTTGCCACTTCGCTATCTACATTTAGTATCATAAGAGCAATTTCACCTTTAGCTTTTCTTCCAACTTGCATTGTAGCAACATTTATATTTTCCATTCCAATTATTGTACCAACCTGTCCTATAACCCCTGGTACATCCTTGTTTTGTACAAATAGCATATGAGTACTTGGCTTAACATCAACCTCATATCCCTGAATTTCAACAAGTTTTCCCTCATGATTACTTGATAATGATCCAGCAAATGTGTATTGTTCCATATTATTATTTGTTATTTTTATTGTAATAAAATTTGAATAATTCTTATATTGTCCTTCTATTTTTTGTTGTCTTATGCTAATACCATTTTGTTCTGCTACTATTCTTGCATTAATATAATTAACCCTATCATTACTTATAGGCTCAAGTAATCCCTTTAAAAATGCTCTTTCCATAGAATCTACATCAAACTTTGCAATTTCTCCCCAATAAGTTATATCTACATACTTTACAGACTCATTATTTAATTGATAATATAACTTCCCTAATTTTTCTATAAGTTCAATATATGGCTTAAGCTCCTTAAGTTCTCCCATGCTAATCCCCGGCAAGTTAACAGCATTAGGAACAATTTCTCCCTTTATACCATTAATAACTTGCTTAGCTATTGTTAATCCTACATTCTCTTGCGCTTCTATTGTAGTTGCTCCAATATGAGGAGTAACAGTTACATTAGGAAATTCGTATAATGGACTTTCAAATCTCGGTTCCTTATCATGTACATCAAGACCAACACTTTTAATTTTTCCATTTTTTAATCCATTATATAAAGCTTCTTCATCCATGAGTTTTCCTCTAGCAGCATTTACAAGTCTAACCCCATTTTTCATAAGTGCTACTTCTCGTTCCCCAATAATACCTATAGTTTCCTTAGTTCTTGGCGTATGAATACTTATAATATCTGCTTCCTTTAGTAATTCATTTAAACTTTCTTTTTTCTCTACTCCATATCTCTTAAATCTTTCATCAGATATATAAGGATCATATGCTATTAATTGCATACCAAAGGCTTTCATTCTTGTAGCTACTAATGCTCCAATTCTTCCAAGTCCTATAATTCCTAAAGTTTTATTATATAATTCATTCCCCATGAATAAATCTCTTTCCCACTTACCTGCTTTTAAATATGAATCCGCATAAGTAAAATTTCTTGAACCAGCTAAAATGTGAGCTATTGCAATTTCACAAGCTGATATTGTATTACTGTCTGGAGTATTTGCAACTATAATGCCCCTTTTAGTTGCTTCCTCTATATTAATATTATCAACACCATTTCCTGCTCTACCCACGATTTTAAGATTAGGCGCCTTTTCCATAAGCTCTTTATCAACCTTATTATCACTTCTTATTATTAATCCATCATAAGCATGAATTTTTTCTAATAATTCATCTCTTCCTATTCCTATAGCTAAATCTACATCCATCTCCTTTTGTAAAAGCTTAACCCCAGCTTCATCAATTCTTTCAGCAATTAATACTTTCCCTCTATTCATTTATATAACCCCCAATTTATTAACTAACTAAATTCACTCTTATTAATTTTCTAATTATAAACACTTCTTTAAGGCATCTAAACTTTTATATATCATTTCTTGATTTATGCACCCCATATGCCCAAATCTTATAATTTTACCCTTTAAATCGCCTTGTCCACCAGCAATTATAATATTATATTCTTTTTCAAGTTTTTCTTTAATTTTTAATGCTATATTATCTTTATCAAATTTTATTGCTGTAACTGTATTCGATAAATAATCTTTATCGGTATATATACTAAGCCCCATTTTTTCTACTTCATCTCTAAATTTATTGGCCAACTTATTATGTCTTTTAAAAATATTATAAAGTCCCTCTTCCTCCATCATCTTAAGAGCCTCGTTTGTTGCAGTTATAAGTGATACAGCTGGAGTATATGGATTTTGTGGTGTTGGCTTTTCTAAAAATTCTTTGGCTCTTTTAAAATCAAGATAAAATTTAGGTATATCTGAATTTTTATTAGCCTCCCATGCCTTATCACTTACCCCTGCAAAAAATAGTCCAGGTGGAGACATTAATGCCTTTTGAGATGCTGTAATTAAAACATCGATATTCCATTGATCCATCTTTACTTCTATTCCACCTACTGAACTAACTCCATCCACTATAAATAATTGTTTTTTCCCTTTCATAAATTGGCCGATTTTTTCAATATTGTTTGTTACTGCTGTTGATGTTTCATTATGAGTTACAATAAGTCCCTTATGCTCATCTGTAAGTTTATTTTTTATTTCTTCAAGTTTTACCCCAGTTCCTAATGGAACCTTAATGATATCTACCTCAATTCCAAATATCTTAGCTATTGTTATAAACCTATCTCCAAAAACCCCACAAGATACTGCAAGTATTTTATCTCCCTTTGAAAACATATTTATAATAGCGGCTTCAAGCCCCCCAGTACCTGATGCAGGAAATGTTAACACGGAATTTTTTGTTTGAAATATATATT containing:
- a CDS encoding sugar phosphate isomerase/epimerase family protein, which gives rise to MKIGYAASAGEKDIFDTIDYAYKNGFSAVELNINMPIFFPERFNRKEREKIKEYSNDKNIELTFHAPEDISLLQLQEGVRKAGINRLKEVIDFGYDLEASRITMHIGPSVCFTLTDKKIYLDEIYYLEYKKVLKDNLQELISYSKGKIQLCIENSGRFPEKLVQETLDKLLKEEENLFLTWDIGHSYENKYNEVQFFLKNIDKIRTCHVHDNNGLSDHQIIGKGKVDFNYHFNNMKNSDVIYIIEVRPREKAKESLINLLKLIK
- a CDS encoding anti-sigma-I factor RsgI family protein, whose product is MKRKTGVVVKVFKNYVSIKTVKGELFNVKIKDYTPNIGDIYSGTIIKKNSKTLNRLIALVILIALCIFGRNIYVYFSPKASITMNIPPTIQIKVNNWNKVVSVSATRKSGRELISNIQLKKLPLNAALTKIIETAKEKNIINDEYISNKDNSITVYTSINSDSMDLSSFEKYLKDRKIKYKINYDGNDKLK
- a CDS encoding N-acetylglucosaminidase, producing MGKRLRTLKLIISLVLMLSIPKGALAATNINEFPEKNSIKVNKPWVVKLTQNLDERTINNNIIVKDPNGKVIKTTTSIGKDSKTIIIYPPVGGYIPSRNYSLELGTGIRSKGGKNLSKYTKMNFNIAKELVDFSDYKSLPNINQLEIVQKPLMEKNNVSFKVTSNFKESVQYRAFLFKYPDEVYDNSSNDRYSKVPYIEITKGYSNSINPRVPYIITKKDGLESGRYKLMVYVKASNRQGISLDNNTDYDNYSSIYFKVVNTNIISDKKENETLIYTSYNKTLAESINNQIKNGQPVYSEGISWIQSSKALVEYYMNPNNFLDDLGKYQFLNLNYMDGVTTNDLNNLLKGKGILENKGETFLKAAKINNINPIYLVSHALLETGNGKSVLATGVLVSAVKGKSVTPRKTYNMFGVGAVDKNPVKCGSEYAYTEKWFKPEEAILGGAKFIGNGYINSDKYKQNTLYKMRWNINVSYHQYATDIGWAYKQLSRIRNFMTQCKSAKPVFDIPKFK
- the glgD gene encoding glucose-1-phosphate adenylyltransferase subunit GlgD, with the protein product MFKDYMGIISLNEDDKELTNLTASRPLAAVPIGGRYRLIDFVISNMVNTDITNVGIYTQSNSRSLLHHLQSGKPWDLDRAINGLFLFNFNFTHSKTNDIYLLKDNIDYLYRSKQDNVIFSSSNMICNIDYSKAIKFHESQKSDITIIYKKVSNADTSFLNCNVLNLDSDNGVISVGKNIGIKSNCNISMDMFIMSKKTLINLINECISTGYYKSIKDCVYSKNLTLNIKGYEFKGYLECINSMNSYYKVNMDMLNFKINQELFFGPRSIYTKVTDAPPTKYQNGSHVSNSLIANGCIIDGTVKNSIISRRVVIHKGAKIDGCIILANCEIKENANLTGVIMDKNVVIGENKEFKGDAKVPVFIEKNPYSSASLVK
- a CDS encoding glucose-1-phosphate adenylyltransferase; the encoded protein is MIKKEMLAMILAGGQGTRLKILTKNNAKPAVPFGGKYRIIDFTLSNCSNSGIDTIGVLTQYEPHILNSHIGIGSPWDLDRNRGGVSILPPHMRNDGGNWYMGTADAIYQNIMFIDKYDPEYLLVLSGDHIYKMDYSKMLKFHKEKNSDATIAVIDVPLEEASRFGIMNTEDDNKIYEFDEKPENPKSNKASMGIYIFNWKILKEFLIEDSELEDSDHDFGKNIIPNLLSSGYNLYAYSFNGYWKDVGTIESLWQANMDLLNPENTLDIYNRDWKIYSVSPTKPPQYTGPNAIIQNSLVVEGCAVFGKVQNSVLFPEVEIGKNSIIEDSVVMSNVKIGENAIIRKCIIGSHTIIEKNSVIGNSDDITVIGDGEKIKTNSIIKN